ccagggaggaggtcacatgtagatccttgtaatcggttccctctttccaacccactctcccagcatcgccattcacaccactggtcctgaagggatcatccaccctgggttccctgtgtttccagttcctatctgtactagtgtgcatcctctggtctagccaaacttgcaaggtagaattcagatcatgatagttagaggggtggggcggggggaggaagcatttaggaactataggaaagttgtatttttcttttttgtaaaacattttattaggggctcatacaactcttatcacaatccatgcatatacatacatcaattgtataaagcacatccgtacattctttgccctaatcactctcaaagcatttgctctccacttaagccctccgcatcaggtcctcttttttattatcccctccctcccccggaaaggtgtatttttcatcattgctacatccaaccttgactggctcgtctcctcccctagacccctctacaaagggatctccagtggccgacaaatgggctttgggtctccactctgcactacccccttcattcaaggtctgatttttttctcctaaagTTCTTTTGTCTTGAAATATGAATTTTTATCATGCATAAAAATCACTAGGAGGTGTGTTTAAAAAACAGATTGTTGgattatttgttttcccttttgactcattttacgtttgttcttgttttaattatttctatTCTCCTTCCAActgagtttttctgttttattttgttgctgggtttttatttttaaattttattttaccatTTGTTTAGGCATATTTTTCTTGATGGGAAATCCAGGAGAGGAAAATCTGTAGAGATAGTAATTGAATGAATAGTTttcatggcaggggaagttggaggTAAATGAGCTGAAAATAATGAGTCAAGaacaaaattgattatggtggcgatttcacaactctttttaatatgtttaagccACTTTAAGGTATGTTAATTATATTTCAGAAAAGTTGCTGAAATTGGTGTTTTTCGTAAGTCCCACGTATCTATTTTATCTTGTCTTGTGTGTGCTTCAGTTGCTACATTCGATCATCTGTATGTGCCCTGCAATAGGCCCTtaatctttattttattaaatacttctaTTGTGGGCTGTTACatttcttctcacaatccatacatgcatccattgtgtcaagcacatttgtacatatgttgccgtcatcattttcaaaacattttctttctacttgagcccttggtatctgctcatttcccccctccctcccccaccttccttccctcatgaacccttgataaattatagattattattttcatatcttacatcatcctctgtcaccctttgcccacttttctgttgttcatccccctgggagggggttatatgtagatccttgtaatcaattcccccctccccccaacttccctttatcctcctgatatctctattctcattgttggtcctgagggtttaatcTATTCTGGACTCCCTATGTTACaggctcttatttgtagcagtgtacatgctttgtaaggtagaattgaggtcatgatagtgcggggggaggaagcattaaagaactagaggaaagttgtatgtttcattggtgctatactgcaccctgactggctcatctcttccttgtgatgcttctgtaaggggatgtccaattgtctacagatgggctttgggtctctattctgtagtccccaccccacattcacattggtatgattttattctgggtcttagatgcctgatacctgatcccattgacaccttgtgatcatacaggctggtgtgcttcttccatgtgggctttgttgcttctcagccagatggctgcttgtatatcttcaagcctttaaaacccaaggcactatatcttttgatagctgggcaccatcagctttcttcaccacattgcttatgcacccattttgtcttcagctatctgtcaggaaggtgagcatcacagaatgctggattgttagaacaaagtattcttgaattgagggagtacttgagtggaggcccaatgttcatctgctaccttaattcttaccatatagatataagtacatagatctatttccctattgatatatatatatatataatatatttgtatatgcacatgcctgtatttagacctctataaatgtcctttgcctcctagtcctttcccctattttcttttactttcctcttgtcccactatcatgtttggtcttcattcgggtttagtaattcctcgctgttacatagcccttgattaagccctactagGTAGTCTATGCCTTTCTTTCCATCgattttagtttacttgttgttcccttgtccctgggtttgttgaccccactttctttctcccacctccccttctcctgtgtccccccaaaaccattggtcccattgtttttgtctctgaattatttatcccacctatcttatatagatagatatgcagagacattaataaacacaaaaaaccaggcaaagccaaacaaaacaacaaaggaagtcaaaaccaagaaaacaacagcaacgaaacaaaaacaaaatatcaacaacaaaaagaaagccaatgactaaaaaggaaaagtctataaatagttcaaggtctgttttttgacctttaggagtgttttccggtcgagtctgatggggtgctacactcccaaaagtctatttttggtgttccccggAGATTTCCACactttactccccttgctgctctgaggcatgcccttagtgttttgccccagtgtgatggggtaagaccgggcagaattcccacactgtgtctccagtgttgtgccctgtagcactatggttcagtgagggacgttgtgtcttgtggtgggaccggccatctggtcctctctgtgcattgtctgatctgagcaggaatatcatcctccaggcttggggGCCAGtatgtttcccctccctctccatccacttcatttctcctgtgtgctcgaaTCAGACCTGCCCCTcttcccaagctgtagcttcagggcTGCCCTctaaagtgcattcttctggggaggtgggggcccacatagttgggattggggccagccccgcagacctctctagaTTGTTTCTTATtataagctagcagagtattatagattttagtaataaggcctttgtctgatgggtcattgctaaagatgttttcccagtctgtagactctcttattactctctgggTGAACTCTTTCGATGtacccagatgttttatcttcaggatatcccacttgtcaatttgtgactcctctgtatttgtatccttccctatttccaaaagtctatgtattccctgtgccaaggttctcaggtttgttccaAGTCCCttgttgatggtcctaatagtttgggtttttacctcaaggtctatgagtttattcttgtgcatggaatgaggtaaggatcttacttcatttttctgcaagtagatatccagtttttctagcaccacttgttgaagatgaCGTCCACTTCCCAGGCCCTTAACCTTGTCCTTCTTTTCTCATTTGACGATCCTTattagctctgggatttacatttaggccTGTGATCTAGCTCGAGTTTGTTTTTAGACATAGGGGTGAGGCATGGTTCCTGCTTCATTCTGCAGCTGGAGATCCAGTTTTGCCAGTACTATTGGTTGAAGAGACTGTTTAATTCTCATTGAATATTTCtggccctttgtcaaagatcaatcGCCTGTTTGTGGATGGCAGGCTGAAGGTTCTTGAAGAACAGGAATCTTTCGTCCTTTGTCCTCATTGTGTTGTTAGTGCTTAGCATGAAGTAGAAATAGGGAAATAAGTATCTGTTTCAGGATTTCAGAGAAGAGAAAATGGGTCTTTTGGCTGGGACCATGAAAGAAGGGTTTATGGAGGCATCTAAATCAAATCCCAACAGATGGGTGGAGCTGAGAGCAAGGGCGTTTCTGGCATAGGATATGAGAGAGGAAGGAagcaagaaagaacatgttcCTTTTGAGGAACTGTGAAAATAGGGTCTTGTGAGCATTATGTAATTAATCAAGACACAGCAAGTCTTTGTCTCCTCCAATACCTCCAAGACCCTCTGCAGTGACGAGATGCTTGCCCAGAAAGAAGAGTCCCAATCCTCATTTCTGTTGAGCTTCCACGGTCAGATCCATGGTCGTAAGTAGGGATACCTGGCTCTCTGCCTTCCATACCACTTAGGTGCTCGATGCTATTTCATTCTTCGGAGGCAACAACTTGACCTGTTAGAGAACCAAAGGGAATGACACACATTCCACCTGGGCTGACCACCAGGTCCCATCATATTGATCCGCTCGCAGCCctgtgtgtatcagagtagatgGAGAACTGGGTGCCTCCTAAGGTTCCCAGTGGCTGATCTGTCAGaagcggatcaccaggcctttcctctgaggtgcctctgagcgAACTCAAACCTCCAGCAGTTCACTCAACTACTGAGGGCATTGACCATCTGTGCCACCTAGGGATTCCCCAAGTCTGTCATCGTTTTAATCCTTTCCCTGTATGAGAAGTCCCTGAAGACTCTGAAAGGGAATCCCGCAGATAAGCCCAAAGCTTCCGTTGCTCTATCACCCCATCATAGACTGAGGTCTCAGGTGCAGGTGTCAGTGTGGAGCTCCTGGCTTGAACGAATCTCAGTGAAAGAATGAGAGTAATAGGAAAGATCATAATTATGTCAGAAtacaggtgtggtagttacatactctggtgtcaacttgagactattaagagtcaaggggtggagtttagcctgtcaatcaggttgcagtttaaaTAAGGATGGCACCTACTGAATTGTATACTCTATAGTTTGATCCTGttgggtacagatatgattttattattgttttgttaaaacttatgtatggttaaagagttgtgtaagagtgtcaagttgacaaggggtggcctGTGGTaggtacatcatttcatgtcaacttgttaaataagttataggggtggagtctagcctgccaatcaggtcatcaagctgcgacctgattgacagactagactcaaccccttataacctatttaacaagttgatgtgaaattatgTCATTACTACACAGGCCAGCACTCTGAGCATCTGTGtgtccctctcccgtgtccctcaATCCCCTGCACATGGCAGAGGAAATTGCAAATCATAAAcataaaggtaaaaataaaaacattctgaaattagggtgcgaggtagtaccgatgaagaacacagctttcccagagatcctggatgcttcctcccccaactaccttgatccgaattctatcttgcaggcctggatagggcagaggttgtacactggtgcatatgagggctggaggcacagggaatccagggtggatgataccttcaggaccaagggtgtgagggacgatgctgggagagtggagggtgagtgggttggaaagggggaactgattacagggatccacatgtgacctcttccctgggagagggacagcagagaaggggggaagggagactccggatagggcaagatatgacaaaataacgaggtataaattaccaagggcacatgagggaggggggagcagggagggaaggaaaaaaaaaagaggacctgatacaaagggcttaagtggagagcaaatgctttgagaatgattggggccgggaatgtatggatgtgctttatacaattgatgtatgtatatgtatggattgtgataagagttgtatgagtccctaataaaatgtaaaaagagaaaagaggagaaaaaaaagaaaatgattagggcaaagaatgtacagatgtgctttatacaattgatgtatatatatgtatggactgtgataagagttgtatgagcccctaataaattgtttaaaaaaaaaaaaagaagaaaaaataaaaaacattccGAGTAGCAATAGGGAGTCAGAAAGGATGGCATCAGCAGACCACAAGGTGAGGAATTTCTGCCTTATGTAAAGGATGCGGGACAGCTCGGTGGCAACATGCCAGGCTGAGAAAGCTGTGTCCTCTATAGGTGGAGGGGGAGACCTTTGAAAAGGAGGGTTTTTCCTGCAGAAACCTGGACAAGCCTGAGATGAGAGTCTGCTTGTGCTGGAGAGGAAGCTCACGTTGAGTGGCCGAGCGGTCAGATGTGGATTTGGCCCCAGGACGAGGCAACAAGCACACGTTGCTAAAGACATCCATGAAGAAGGCTAGGGCTGTGAAGCCTTTCAGGGTGGACAGTGGGCAAGACAGAGAATCGGGTCGTTCACCTCCACTTCTCTTTCACCATACAATTTGAGTAGAGTTAAATAGAGAATTCTTTATTAGATACATCGCCTTTATAGTTGGAACAAAACAAAGTgagtatcatttaaaaaaattgatcCAGGGTAAGAGCGTCTAGGAGGTGCTTAGGACAAAGTTGGTGGCATCTTGGGTCTCTTCTCTCAGCTTCTTCATGCAGTTCTGAACATGCCGATGGCCTGGGTTGGCACAGACTCTTCTCCTATTCCTGGTGACAAAGCTGGGAAGAAACAGAGAGGAAGATAACAAACTGGGTTGTGTTCAGCCAATGACCTGGAAAACACCCTATGTCCCTGCCCCTCAACCCAGTCTGGTGTTGGGGCTTTTGTTCTTGGCCCTCTCTGAAGTCAGTTGAGGGCTGGGGACCTCCCtgaggtctcccatagccttccTTTGTGTCTCTTAGAGGTTTCCTTGGGCAGCCTTCTTGTTTCTCTGCCACCCTCACCCTGCTCTGCATGAGAGCATCTCCGTCTGCTGCTCAGGACACCAGCTGCCCTTTTCCTGGGAGGGTCAAAGATGCAAGGCTTCCTGGATCAGCACTCATCATGTGCCTCCCTCAGGCTCTGCAGACCCCCATCGCCCCAACAGGAGGGCTTGGCACTTACAtgacccctggcctggagcacccactGCTGGTTTCAAAGTAACTTGCCATGAAGACACACCGGATGTTTCGGCGGGTGTAAGACAAGCAGCAGTCAGAGGGACGGTGGAAGTGCAAGCCTGTACAAAGGAGCGAGCTCTATAAGGGCAAAGTCTTTTTGAGAAACAGCCGAACGATTGTTTCCTGCATTCCTTAAGAGTGCTGGGGAGAGTGAGAAGGTGTCAGACATGGGAGGGGCGTTTCCCCTCTTCTCTACCCCCACAGACTGGCATCTCCCTGCATCACACCCTCCCCAGGGCTGAGCAGGGTGGCTGAGGGCACGGAGGGTGACCACACCAGATCCAGGACTGAGCCTCCTTCCAGGAGAGGAATGGCCTGCTGCTTGCAGGAGACGTCGGAGAGCAACTCCCATCCCAAGTTGTTACCTCCCCAATATGGGCTGATTGCACTGGAGCCATTGGACCCCATCAACAATCACCCTAAGCTGAAAAGAACCCCCCTcagcagaactcactgccatcaagtccagtgtgactcacagcaaccttacaggccaagcagaacagcccctgtacgtttccgaggctgtcaatcttgatgggagcagaacgcCTTACCTGGTGGAgtccacctgctgaccttgtggttatcggcCCTGTGTGCATCCCACTAAGACATGAGGCTCCTTAAGACAGATGACGGGGTAATAAAATGTTACGAAAGGGGTCTACCTCTTTTCAGGGTGTGTAGAACGCTGGCATGGCCATTTCCCCTAGAGAGGGTCAATTAGCATATGAAGACTTGAAGGAGCATTTCTAAGGTGAGGTTTTTAACTGTTGTTAAGATTGCTGGtctagaaacccactggggctgccctgccctgccccgtaGAGCTGCTCCCAGTGGGTGGGAATCGACTTGACCGCAGTGAGCTGGAGTGAGTGAGTCTCTGGCTTCTAGGGGAGGTTGCTGAGGccaggaaagcctcatctttctcccctgcagcagttggtgggtttgcacCGCTGACCTTGGAGTGAGCAGCCCaattatgccactagggctttTTCAGCATAGGCCACAGCCTGGTTGTCCTGAGATAGGGCTGATCGACAATACAGTGGTTTATGGTTTGTGAACCTCACAGAGTCAGCAGAAGCCAGAGACAGTAGGCTTGAGTCGAGGAGCCATCTGTGGGGGAGGGGCCCACCCCAGgttctcctcctcttctccccgaCCCCCTGTAAATGGACAAGAGCTATAGAATAGATCTGTGTACCCCTGCTGCTTTTAATAAGCACCGCAACGGAATATTTACTGTATCGAACTGGGTGTTCAACTTGATGCATCGTCAGCTTCAGTTCTCTTATTTCTGTACCTGGAAGAGACAGATAGGGGAGAGGAATCAGTGGGAGGCAGCGCTAGCTCAGCATCTCCACCCACCCGCTCCAGTGACGCTGGCCCACCTGCCACCTGGTTGGAGTCCAGACCTGCCTCCAGGGCCATTGCTTCCGTGAGGGCCCTGGGACTCTTCAGGGGCTTTGACAATGTAAGTGACAAGGGAAGCATTCTATGGACTCAGAGACAAGCTACAAATTCAACACGAATCAACGAGTCAAATGTCTACGTGGTGTGATGCAGCCCACAACCCTTACTGCATATTTCCAGAATCCAAAGGGTTCTGAAAACACGAAGTGTGTTCATTTGCTCACTGGGTGGTAGAGCATAAGGTGATATGACCTCATCCGGTGACGCAAGGTTACCCACAAGCTTTGCTTGTTCCACTTTGTCAGCTTAGTTTTAGGCGTTGGTAGCAGAAACATCACTGTTTGACTATAGGATGCTCTGAGACCCTCGTGTGGATGTTAGGTAATGCCCAGGTTTGTGTCACCTTTATAATCCTGCCAAATTCTGCATTCCAAAAATATAGTTAGTCCCAAAGGTTTGGTCTTAAGGAACGATAAACCAGCATTATACGAATTAGGCAAATGCAAGCACCCATCTATCTCATCTCTCTCATGCAGTTACCTGTGAATTATATGGACTGGCGTCTGTGGGTGTACTTTAATATTCTTGTTATAATGTAGGCGGGGCTTGCAGCAACAGCACCAACAATAAGCAGAAAGGTCTTCAAGGGCTTtgtcttttttccccattttaaaCTAGTTTTATTAGCACATCATTCAAATATCATACAGGGGCTTTGTCTTTTCATAGCTCTGTCCTGCCTAGTTCACACCTGACTCAGCCCCTTGCCATGTGATCTTCAACAAGTGATTTGACCTTCCTgcacctcagttttctcatttgtaaaatgaaaataaccACAATAAGAGGTAAAACCACACGTCTCTCTTTCACCCAACACAAATGGAGATTTCCCATCACTCAACTGACCACCGTCTCACGTGGACTGTTAGTCGCGTTCTGTGCAGCGTATTAATAGCTATAAATCAAGTAGACCAGGGCCAGATAGGACATGGACGTATCCGTTTGAAACAAGTAACTAGAATGGTTAGGTCACCGTGGGTTAGCCACAGCCCGTCTTCTCTCCACAAGGACCGTTTTATACTagatggaaggagccctggagtgAAGCCCTCAGCTACTAGGTGAGGTCAGCCGTTCAACCATACCAGCTGTAAACATTTCACTGATTCTGGAAGTatttcagctttggaaacccatgggggcagttctgctttctcctgtagagtcgctaggtgtcagaatggactctgagggcagtgggtgtggttttggtGTAGCTCATTGTCATCAAGGTAATTCcagctcaaagtgaccctacaggaccgggtagacctgcccctgtggatttccaagactgtaagactCTTggagagagcagaaagcctcatttttctccctcagattggctggtgggttttgaactgctgaccttgcagtttgcagtccaacatgtaacccacgatGCTGGTAGGGCTCCTGGGTTTCCTAGTGTCAAAAAAGCACCCTAACATTATAGGCTTCTACACTTGACCTTAGTCAAAAGGTCAACATTACAGGCTTCTATGATAGTTTCAACACCTTTAaattttactctagttctttcGATCTAGGATTTCATAATCCCATATCCATCTGGGAGAAGACATCAAATACTTTTGACCTAGAAAGAGAAATGATTGTCTCCAATGGGACAACTGTCACTGTATAGTTTTCCTTCAGGAATTAAGGCTGCCGAGGGAGGCAGGCGGATACTCTGCCATGGCCTTTAGGTCAATAGCGTATTCATGTCTGAAATAGAGAGCTGTCTCAGGAAGCACAGGTGTCCCCAATGTCACCTCCCCAACCCTGCCCATCACCAATGACCCGCTCACCACTGAGAAAGCTCTCTGGACTCACCATTAATGACCTGAGCAGGGACTCCAAGCTCAACATGCAGGAAAAGGAAGCCGAGGGCAGGAACAGAGAACTTCATCCTTACGGGGAGCGGGGATGGCTGCTGAAGCTTCTCCGGCTCCCTGCTCTCTGACCCAGCTCTGTCCCTGCACTCGGAAGAAGCAAAGGTCAGGAAGTCACAGGGCAGAGAGCAGTGGAATGGTCAGAATACTGATCTTTCCACATGCCACTTCTGAAAAGGGGAAGAGGCTTGGAGTTCAAGAGGAAGTAGAGGGCAAATATGATGAGGAGAGGGTTTCAATTGTTTCACCAGGTACGACGTGAACAAAGATTTTAAGAAGAATGTTTCTCTCTAGGGATTAACTTTATCAGAGGGGACAAAAAATAaatatggacttgagttgcactAACGGAGCTGTTTCCCTGATCTAAATGTCTTTTTGATATAGCGTTCTTTCATCTATATGCTGGTTCCGTTTCTCTAGAAAGTTCAGCCTAGCCCAGGAACTggctatgcccccagggctccctacTGACGCCATAGGCTATCAAATGCAGGAGGACGGAGGCCACTGAGTAAAAGGACAGGAGAAGACAGAGGAACCCAACCTCTCATATTTGGCTTCCATCTGCAAAGAGGTCAGAGAGCAAGGGCTTTGGAATAGAATCTGccctccttcctgcccctccAGAGAGACAAGCGTCACCTCCTCCATGTAAACCCATCTTTAGCAGTGGGCCAAGAGGGCAGAAGCCTGcatctcagtctcagaaactcccggaTTGAAAGTGTAAGTCACTGTTCTGTGTCTACTCCCTGGAGTCCAGCTTCATGGGAGCCGAAAGCAGGGGACTATGTTCAGAGGTGACTTTGGGATAGCTGGACCTCACCACCCAAGAATGGAATGTCTCACCTAGGCTGAGCTACCACCTTATGCCCCTTCATAGGCTTGGCAACAAGGTAGGTGCCCAGGGCCTTTTGCTTGGCCAGGATTGTGCTGGGAACTGGGGCTGAGAGCTGAGTTCCTCCTGATAGAGCTGAGAGAGCCAgaggctgggagggtggaggaatttCCATCCCTTTCCTTCCCTGTCGGTTCACACAAGCACCacacctggggtggggggcatccTTTACAGTGCAGTGAAAGACTAGGTGGTCCTGGAACCCAACAGAATTTCTCACCCTCAACTTGTGCAGGGTCCCTTCTCAGGGACCACCCAGGCGTGGAGGTTTTCCAAGGATGCAGGGGGTTCCTGGGATGTGAAACGCTTCATAGTAACCCTGGCAACGTCCCGGACACTGGGGTGAGCTGGTCGCTCTTCTGGGGAACTGAGTGGACATGGCTGCTACACGCTCCCACCTTCATCAGATTGAAATGGAGCCGCTGGGTTTTTCATCAGATGTATATGATGGGATCTAGGGAAAGCTTGTTTGCAAAGAAAATGAggaatctttcatttttaaaaccacTGTTCCAACGGAAAGACCACGAACTTTTAATCTAGTCCCAGGTAGAGTTTTCAGTCCTGAAATCGGCTCCAGTGATACCTCGGTTATAGGATGTCT
This window of the Tenrec ecaudatus isolate mTenEca1 chromosome 10, mTenEca1.hap1, whole genome shotgun sequence genome carries:
- the LOC142458218 gene encoding C-C motif chemokine 15-like, encoding MKFSVPALGFLFLHVELGVPAQVINGTEIRELKLTMHQVEHPVRYSLHFHRPSDCCLSYTRRNIRCVFMASYFETSSGCSRPGVIFVTRNRRRVCANPGHRHVQNCMKKLREETQDATNFVLSTS